The genomic window TTTTGGATCTTTATGACGAAATCGAGCTCCCCCTCGTGGCAGTGCTCGCTGCCATGGAGAATTATGGCGTAAAAATCGACAGGAGCATTCTGGCGGGCCTCTCAAGGGATTTCGACGGGAGGCTCAATAGCCTCATGAAAAATATCTTTGACCTCGCGGGTGAATCGTTCAATATCAACTCACCCCAACAGCTCTCCCGTATTCTCTTCGAGACGCTGAAGCTGCCTCCCACGAAGAAGACCAAGAAAGGATTTTCGACCGATACGGACGTCCTCCAGTCCCTCTCCGTCCTCCATCCCCTCCCGAAGGAGATACTCCAATACAGGACCCTTACGAAATTGAAAAGCACTTATGTGGATGTCCTTCCCACCCTGATAAATCCGGCTTCCGGGAGGATCCACGCCTCTTTCAACCAGATGGTGGTCGCCACGGGCAGGCTCTCCAGCACCGATCCCAACCTCCAGAATATCCCGGTCAGGGGGGAGGAGGGAATGAAGATCCGCCGCGCCTTCGTCCCCGAAGAGGGATTTCTGCTCCTCTCATCGGATTATTCCCAGATCGAGCTCAGGATCCTCGCCCATATCTCCGGAGACGAGATCCTTATCGATACCTTCCGGAGAGGTGAGGACGTCCATGCCCGCGTGGCGCAGGAGGTATTCGGAGTGGGGCCCGACGGGGTAACGGGCGACATGCGCCGGAGCGCAAAGGTGATAAACTTCGGGATCATCTACGGCATAAGCGGATACGGCCTCTCAAAGGAGCTTGGCGTTTCTCCCCGGGAGGCGCAGGATTATATCGACGAATATTTTGTGAGATACAGGGGAGTGAAGCGCTATATCGACGGCATAATAGAAGAGGCCCGGGAAAAAGGCTTCGTCACCACCATGCTGGGGCGGGTGCGGTGCATTCCCGAGGTGAAAAACCACGATGCGAACATACGGCAATTCGGGGAAAGACTTGCCATGAACACCCCTATTCAGGGAAGTGCCGCCGATATCATCAAACTCGCCATGGTACATATATGGCGGAAACTCGCCTCCCTCGGCCTCGGCTCGCACCTTATCATGCAAATCCATGATGAATTGGTAGTGGAAGTGAAAGAATCGGAGTCGCTTCTCGTGGAGAAACTGGTCAGGGAAGAGATGGAGCGTGTGGTCCCCCTCTCCGTGCCCCTCGTAGTAAACATCAAGAGAGGCAGGAATTGGGCGGAAGCCGACGAATGAGCCGCCCTCCATGACCAGGAAAGGAACTAGCTGATCATCCTATCCTTATTCTCGGGTCCGCTACCGCATACATGATATCTGCAAGAAGGTTGCCCAGGAGGGTGAGGAAGGCCCCGATCACGAGGATGCCCATGATGGTCGGGTAGTCCCTCGACATGACGCTCATGAAGAAGAGCTGCCCCATACCGGGAATGGAAAAAATGCTCTCCATTATTACACTTCCTCCGATCAGACCCGGTACCGACAGGCCGAATATGGTGATCACGGGAAGGAGCGAGTTCCGAAGCGCATGCTTTCTCAGGACCATCCGCTCGGGAAGCCCTTTCGCATAGGCGGTGGTGATATACTCCTGCCGCAACACTTCGAGAAGACTGTTCTTCATATACCGGGACACTCCCGCGAGACCGCCGATAGACGAGCAAAACACGATGATGACAAGGTGCTTCACGAGGTCGATGCCCTTCTCGAAGAAAGAAAGGTCTGCAAAGTCGAATGATTTTATCCCCGATATGGGCAGCACTTCCAGATAGACCCCAAAAAAGAGCATGAGCAGGAGGGCGAGCCAGAAATGGGGCATGGCGTAGCCCGCAAACACGAACGCGCTCAATCCTTTATCAAGCCAACTGTCTTTATACCGCGCCGAGTATACCCCTATGGGAATGCCCACCATGAAGAAGAGGACCGTCGATAAAAGCTCGATTGTGATCGTAATCGGGAGCCGCTCCGCAATTTTGTCGATAACAGGTCTTCTGTCGGGGGCGAAAGAAGGGCCGAAATCGAGCCGCACGATCCTCTTGAGCCAGAGGAAGTACTGGATATGAAGCGGTTTATCGAGCCCGTAATAGGCCTTTATCCTGTCCCTCACTTCCTTGGTCACTTTGGGGTTCATCTCCGCTTCGAGCACGCTCGGCTCTCCCGGCGTCAGGTGGATCACTGCGAAAGAGATGATCGATATACCCAGCAGCATGGGGATCATGAAGAAGAGACGTTTAAGGAGATAGCGCAGCACTCTTTTTATACCTCCTCTGGTTCTCCGGCACGTACCATTTTATAAAATCATAGGTAATTCCCGCCGGGGCGGGTTCTATTCCCTTGAAGCGCTTGTGGACCGCAGTATTGGCATAAGGGATAAAAAGAAACGTGTAGGGCTGCTCCTCGGCAAGGATCTCCTGCACCCTGTCGAGATACTTTTTCCGTTCTTTCCTGTCCAGGGTATGGCGCGACTTCACGAGCATCTCGTCCACCTCGGCATTTTCGAAAGAGATGAAGTTAAGCTCCTTTTTGCCCTGTTTCGATGAATGCCATATATCGAACAGATCGGGATCCTGAGGGATCGTCCATCCCAGGATGACCGCTTCAAAATTCTTCTTGTCGATGAATTCATTTATAAAAGCGGCCCACTCGATCACCCTGATCTTGAGCCTTATCCCCACGTCCGAAAGCCTCTTCTGAATAAGCTCCGCGCACTTGATCCTCACGTCGTTGCCCTGGCTCGTCAAAACGGTGAATTCAAAGGGGGCGCCGTCCTTGCGAAGTATCCCATCGGGTCCCATCTCGAAACCCGCTTCCTTGAGGAGCGATGCCGCCTTCTCCTTATTGTATCCGTATTTCTTCACATTCCCGTTGTAAGACCACATATCGGGCTTTATGGGACCGTCGGCTTCAATGCCCTGGCCGAGGAGGATTCCGTCGACGATCTCCTTCTTGTCGATCGCATAGGTGATCGCCTGACGCACCCGTTTATCCTTAAAGTAGCGGTGCTTAAGATTATAGCCCATATACACATAGGAAAAGGCGAGGAACTTGAATTTATTGAATTCCCTTTTGAATCGGGGATAATCGGTCTGCCTTACCGCCTGCATGGGGGTCAATGCCGCCATGTCGATGCCGCCCTGCTTCAGCTCGAGAAAAGTGGTCGCCGTGTCGGGCACCACGCGCATGACGTAACGGTTAAGATAGGGCCTGCCTTCGAAATATTTTGGATTGGCGGAGAGAATGAGCCGGTCCCCCGCGATCCATTCACTGAACATATAGGGGCCGGTACCAATGGGCGCCCTGCGCAGGGGAGATGCGGTGATATCCCGTCCCTCAAGCAGGTGCCTCGGCATTATTGCCGCGTTCCAGCTTATGAGCGCCGGAGCGAAAGGTTTCTCGTAGGTGACTTTGAACGTATAATCGTCAAGGACCTGAGCTTCCTTTACGAGCTTGAAATCTCCGGAATAGGCGGTCGGCGTCTTCTCGTCCACCGTGACCCGGTAGGTATACATGACATCATGGGCAGTGAAGGGCCGGCCGTCGTGCCAGGAGACATTTTTTCTGAGATGAAAGGTTATGGAAAGATTATCTTTCGATATATCCCACGACTCAGCCAGGTCCCCCACGATATCGAGGTTTTTGTCATATTTGACGAGCCCGTTAAAAACAAGTCCGCTTATCTGGTGGGAAGGCTGATCCGAAGCGAGGATCGGAATGAGGTTCGACGGCTCTCCTGTTGAAGACGTGATAATAGTATCGCCAAATGACGCCTTCCCCGGATCGTCATAAAAGCCGATTTCCTTCGGTTTGCCGCAGGAAAGACAGAAGAAAAGGACGAGGGCCCATATAATCCATAATTTCGGGAACATTGCGCTTATTCTAACAAAAGGAGCGCCTCAAGTAAAGGAATCTCGGGGAGTCCTCCTCCATTACGCCTTCTCGATCCTGATGTGCGCCGCCCCCTTCTCTTTCCTGAGCTCTTCCGCCCGGCCGAGGATCTTCCCCACCATATTGACCGCACCGGCAGGCACGGGGTCCTCTCCGGTGCTCAAAGGGGTGGGGCCGAAGAAGATCGCCAGGGCGGCCCCCGGCGGCCAATATCCGATATCTCCGACTTTCACCGCCGTGGTAGCCCCCTCATCCAGCCCCACGGAGATCGGTATCTCGAAGTAGAATTCATCACCCCATCTATTGATATCTTTTTCAATGGGAAGAATCTCCGCAATGGACCTAGCGCAGGCAGTATCGAACAGCTCGCCGCGAAGGGAAGTCTTTCCTATAGTGATTGTAACAGGGACCGTCATATTACCTCCCGGGACTAATTCCCTCAACCCTTTTAATACCTCCCCCGTACGAATGTCAAGAAGCATTTATCTCCGCGCCTCTCGCGAGGATTTTGGTTTACTATCATCTGCCCCTGGGATAATATCTAATGCGCGGGCGGTGACTTGTCCTCCCATTAAGAATCGGGCCCGAATTGCGATAAAAACAATGGAGTCTTCCGGGAAGATCCAATATAAGGAGAAGAACATGAGACGATCCATAGAGGCTATCCTTTTGTGCTCCTTTGTAGCCCTTTTATGTATGGCGGTACTGCCCATGAATGCCCGCGGCCAGGATAAGCGCTGGGTTCATTTCACCTTCGACAAGAACCTTCAGAATACAGATTACTACTACGATCGCGAGACGGTGAGGTATTTGTCGGATAATAGGGTGAGCGTATGGCTTAAAATCGCTTCGCCCCAAAGCGAGGAACTGCTTCATCTGGAGATAGAATGCTCCGGCTCCATGTTCCGCACGATCGAGCCCTATAAGCCCCTCTTCGGGAGCCCGGTCAAGACATCTTATGCCCAATACGGCTGGCTCGAAGTCCCTCCGGATTCCGAGGTTTTTCTGCTCAAGAAGGCCCTCTGCAGGTAGAATATTCCGGAGGCGCCCAAAGCCCGCGCCCCAAATGAAAATCACGGATCAGATCAGGGAAAATAACGGACAACCTGCGTCACACGGGGAAAGGGAAGCTCTGCCGGATCAGTTTGAGGAGATTGTACCTCTCCCGCAGGGACAGTTTGAGATAGAACTTGCTTGTGATCAGGATATGGATAATCTTTTTCATAGCGTGCAGCTCAGGCATCGGTACCCCCCTATGTCGGCGCTGCCGGGGCACGATCTTCAGGCAAATCCCGGCTTGGTACATTATCGGCAGTTCTTGGATAAACTTTAGCCGATAGGGGCCTTTCCGGGAAAAATAGGGTATTTAATTAGTTACGAAAACCAGCAGGGGGGATCATTTGAATTTATGGTGGTCCTTGTTCTTCTGATAGAGCATCTTGAGTCCCCTCAGGGTAAGCATCTCATCGACTTCGTCTATGGTCAGAGATTCTTTGAAAATAAAACTGGATAAACCGCCTGTGGCGATCACGTAGGGAGTGGTCCCGACCTCTTCCTTCATCTTGCTCACTATTCCGTCGACAAGACCCACATATCCGTAAATAATTCCCGCCTGCATGGCATGGACCGTATTCTTGCCTATGAGGCTTTTCGGTTTGATGAGCTCGACCCTCGGGAGCTTGGAGGCCCTTTCGAAAAGCGCTCCCAGAGATATCATGATTCCGGGAGCGATGGCGCCTCCCGCATATTCTCCTTTTGCGGTAATGTAATCGAAGGTGGTGGCCGTCCCAAAATCTACGATGATAAGAGGTTTTTTATACTTCTCATACCCTGCCACCGCATTGACGATCCGGTCGGCTCCCACTTCCTGGGGGTTCTCGTAAAGAATGGGCATACCGGTCTTGATGCCGGGCTCGACCACGAGAGGCCTTATCCCCACATACTTCCGGCAGATTATCTCGAAAGGTATGAGCATGGGCGGCACCACACATGAGATAATGGCGCTGTCGATGTCCGTGAGCTTTATATTTTCGAAATTGAGAAGGCTGTTTAAAAGGATCGCGTTCTCATCAACCGTCTTCTGAATCGAGGTGCTGAGCCTCCAATGGTTGACGAGGTTATCCTCGTCGTATACTCCGAAAACAATGTTCGTATTACCGATATCGATTACAAGTAGCATAGGCTAATAATTCACATCCCCCGCAATTATCTTTTTCAGCCGGCCCCCTTCTTCGAGGACTACCGCACCGTCCCGGTCTATGCCCACGCATATGCCCCGGTTCACTTCACCCATCTGGACTATCTCCAGGTACTTCCCTTTTATCGCCGCCCGATCCTGCCAGATCCTGCAGATCTCCGATTCGCCTTGAGTTTTGAAAATCTCGTAATATCGTTCCAGGTTGGAGAGTAGCTTACCACAGACTTCGGCTCTTTCAAAGACCTTTCTTGTCTCCATCGAGAGGGAGGTGGCCTTCTGCCTGATCTCTTCAGACATCCCCCCTACTTCCATATTGATATTGAGCCCTATGCCTACGATTACGAACCGCACCATCTCCGCTTCCGTCGACAGCTCGAGAAGGGTGCCACAGACCTTCTTTCCGTGAATCAGCACGTCGTTGGGCCACTTGAGCGCGGGTTCGGTCCCTAAATCCTTTATGGTGTCATAGACCGCAAGAGACGAGAGAAACGTTATAGGATAAATACGGGAGGGATGGACCTGGGGCCGAAGGATAACCGACAGGTAAAGGTTCTTCCCCTCCGGAGAGAACCAGACCCGTCCGAGCCGGCCTTTCCCCATGCCTTGCGATTCGGCGATCACTACGGCGCCTTCAGGCTCCCCATTGAGGGCGAGCTGGAAGGCCAGAAGGTTGGTCGAATCGACTCTATCTTTATAAATCGACTTGTGGCCCACGTACCGTGTGTCGAGGAAACGATCGATCTCCCAGGGGTAAAGCCGGTCGGGACCCCGCACCAGCATATAGCCTTTGCCTTTCGCCTTAGTCACATTGTAGCCCAGCTCGTCGAGGTGGTTCACATATTTCCAGACCGCAGTCCTCGAGATGCCGATTTTGCGTGCAATGTAGTCTCCCGAGACAAAGCCCTCGGTTTCCCGGAGAAAGGTCAACAGCTCCTTAATTCTGTCCATTTTCTATTTTGTCGTAGTGAGAGAAGAACATGGTGAAAGAGGCCCTCCCCTGAGAGAGTGAGCGCACGTCCGTCGAATAGCCGAACATCCTCGTGAGCGGCGCATTCGCCTGTATGACCGTGATCTTGTCCTTTGAATTGACATCCGTGATCTGGCACTTCCTCGAATTCAGGTCGCCGATGATCTCACCGAGAAATTCATTCGGTGTAGTGACCGTAAGAGACATAAAGGGAACGAGAAGCACGGGTTTAGCCTCGACGCATGCCTTCCTGAAGCCCTCATAGGCCGCCATCTTGAGGGTAAGGCGCGCGAACTCCGGACTGCTCGTGGAGGCGTCCAGCACGTCGACCTTTATATCCGTCAAGGGAAAGCCTTTGAGGATCCCTATATGGGAGGCCTCCGTGATGCCCTCTTCGAGGGCGCTGATGTAGGGATATGCGAGGCTCTCCTCTTTCAGGTGGGCGTGCACCACGTTACCCTGGCCCCTTGCATTGGGAGAGATCCGGAGAGAGACCCACCCCCTGGGAGTGGATGAACCCGCGGTTCCGGCCACGCCGGTAAGTACTTTCTCAAAAGCATGCTCCACCAGGGCTTCTCTTTCTATGGTCTCTTTGTAGACCACCTGCGGCCTGCCCACGTGAAGCTCGATATTGAACTCTTCTTTTATCCGCCTCACCACCACGTCCAGGTGAAGCTCCCCCATGCCGGAGACCACTGTCTGATAGGCGTCCTCATCCGTTCTCACTACAAATGTAGGGTCTTCCTCCGCGATGCGCTGGAGGGTGAGAAGGAGTTTCTCCTGGTCTGCGTTCTTCCGGGGCTCCACTGCAATGGAGATAACGGGTTGATATACTTCTATCTGCTCGAGCACCAGGGGTTTTGCCCCTACCAGGGTATGGCCCGTGGAGGTCTCCTTGAGTCCCACAATCCCCACGATCGCGCCGGTTCCTGCCTTTTCGATCCGTTCCCTGTGGTTGGCATGCATTTTAAAAATTCTGGAGATTTTTTCTTTCTTGTTGATGTTGACATTGAGGATATCATCCCCGACCTTTATCGTTCCCCCGTAGACCCTGATGTAAACGAGTTTTCTCCCCTCCTGCATGACCACTTTGAAGGCCAGCGCCGTAAAATCCTCGTCGTCCCTCGCCTCACGCTCCTCGATCTCTCCTGTCTGAGGATTTATCCCTTCGACGGAAGGTACATCTAGGGGAGAAGGAAGGTATCTCACGACCGCATCCATGAGGGGCTGAACGCCTTTATTCTTCAACGCGCTTCCGCAGAGGACGGGTACGCATTTCAAGCCTATGGTCCCTTTTCTCAGGACCTCGTGGATAAGGGCCTCTTCTACGGTCCCCCCTTCGAGATAGATCTCCATAAGCCTGTCGTCCAAAAGGGAGAGTTTCTCGAGAAGCCGCTCCCGCTGTTCATGGACCGCCTCCTCATACTCCTTCGGGATCGATATGGAGTTATAAGTCGCGCCGGAGTCCGCTTCATCCCAGACTATGGCTTGCATGGTAATGAGATCCGCGACCCCGTAGAATCCGTCCTCTCTTCCGAGAGGTATCTGTATGGGGATAGGATTTGCCCCGAACTTCTCTACAATCGAATCGATCACGGAAAAATAATCGGAGCCGAGGCGATCCAGCTTATTTATAAATGCGAGTCTCGGCACGTGGTACCTGTCCGCCTGGTGCCACACCGTCTCCGACTGGGGCTCCACACAGCCCACCCCGCAAAAGACCGCTACCATGCCATCAAGAACCCGGAGCGACCTTTCCACCTCAATGGTGAAATCCACGTGTCCCGGAGTATCTATAAGCTGTATCTCATGACCGGCCCATTCAAGAGTAGTAACCGCGGAGGTAATGGTAATGCCCCTCTCCTGCTCCTGGGGAAGGTAATCCATGGTAGCAGTGCCTTCATGAACTTCTCCGATCTTATGGGTTTTGCCGGTGTAGAAAAGGATACGCTCCGTCACGGTTGTCTTGCCCGCGTCTATATGGGCGGCAATTCCGATGTTCCTTATCTTTTTAAGGCGCTCGACTTCTTTTTTCATAACGTGAAAATATGACCTATTACCGGTCAAAAGTCAATATTAACGCGTTGCCGTGTTAAGGCGTTGCCGCCAGGTGCGACCGAAGACGGAGATTGGCCTTTGCCTCTCTCGAGGAGATTAATTCCCGGATCGACACCGTCCTATCGAGGGGTCACAGTCTCAACAATCAGGCCGGGAGTATCATGAGGCGGGCCGCCGGGCTTTTGCCCGATAGCCCTTCACTTTTGAAAATCATTCGAAATTTGGGGAGTTCTCGATCGAAGGCCCTAAGGGACGAGAGCGGCCTCCGTCCTTTACTTTTCCACCGCCTTGAGATCCTTTTCTCTGTCCGGCGTTAAATCGGCTTGATAAAAATCCCGATCCGAGGGAATAATGAGGGTGAATTCCGTGGTATCATCTATCTCCAGCGTGGCTTTCTCCACTGCAAAGTCGAGCACATGCCCCCCGGCGGACCGGTCCGCCGTGATGAAGTGAAGGTGATAGCCGGGAACGTTTACTCCTTTCACATAAGGAGGACAACGAAAACCTACGATCGTGCCTTTTACATTCTTTAAGGTGAAAAGAGGCTGCGTCTTTACCACCTCTTTCAACGGCTTATACGGCTTTTCCTGGGCGGGAACGCTCCGGGTCTTCACGATGCGAAAAACGCCCGATATCTTGATCGCATAAAACATATTAAGGGTAGGAAGCATTCGATCGGCTACATTTGCGACCCCCGCAAAATCCATATCCTTGTCGAGAATAACGGTGCGATCCGCCTCGAAATATGTCACCGCGGCAAAGGGCGTCTTCGTCTCCATGCCCGGCCTCTCGACCGCCCCCCGTCCGTTAATCCGGTAAAATTCTCCGTCTACCAGCACCATTTCACCGTCAAGGGAATTGTAGGTACCCACTCCGAAGTCGCCTTTCCCTTTTAGGGCCCCAAGGGTGGTCTCCCCGTCATAAATACCTGTCATCAGGGCATCTATAGTCGAGATCTGGGTGAGCGTATCCTGCCCGGCATAAGAGAGTCCTGTTGCGGTAAAAACTAAAACCAAAACATACACAATGAATCGTCTCATTTGCAGTTCACCTTTTCTGTTATTTTACCACAGAAACCAAAGCGATCGAAGGCCGGGAGGTTGGACCGAGGCCTCTCTTTACCCATCGATTGTAAGCCCGAAGATTCGGTCCGCTATAGTCCGGCAATGTTCCGATATGAGCTCCAGGTTCATGAGAATGTCGACAAACAGCGGACCCGCCTCGGCCTTACAGAGTTTGGTGTAGAACCTCTTCAGATGCTCATCCGTGGCTTCCCTGACTTTATCCCTTATCTCCTCGTGCCTTACCATCACGACCCTTATGAGCTCCTCGTCCCTTTTCACGATGAGAGATGACGTATCTTCTATATTTCTGAGGACCAATCCTCCTATCTCGTCTATTTCAGAGTAGGCCTGATCGGTAAAGACGGCTTTTCTCTTGTACTTCGATTCCCCCGCCTCCATAATATTTGTGGAGCGGTCACCGATCCTTTCTATGTCATCCACAATCACGGAAAAAGCGAATAATTTCCTTGATAATCCGGGAGACAGGTCTCCGCAAGAAGTATTCCACAGGAATTGTGTAATCTCCGTCTGAAGGTTATCCACCACGAGCTCCACATACATGATGTCTCTTTTCCGGGTTTCACTCCACGAGGGGATGAGCGTGAGACTTTCCGAGAACATCCTTCCCGCAAGGAATATCTCCCTGGAGAGCTCCTTGTTCACACAATCCAGGGCCTCCTGCGGGATTGTGAGGCATTTTTGGTCGAGGTATTCCGGCCAAAGCGGCAGAGTCTCTTCTTTGCCCGGGACGATTGCCTCCACAACCCATGCAAAGGGTTTGAGGAGACCTATGAAAAGAATAACTATGAGGAGGCTGAGGATTACATGACTCAGGGCAATCTGTTGGGCTACCTCGGAAGAAAGGGCCTTGAGCAATACGACAAAGAGGGGGAATAAAAGAAGGGATACCCCTACCCCCGATACCTTGAAAAGGAGATGGGCCAGGGCGCTCCTCTTGCCGGCCTTATTCATGAAGAGGCTGCCCATGATGGCTGTAGCCGTGGTCCCAATATTCGCCCCGAATACGACCGGAAGAGCACCTTCAATCGATATGAGCCCCTGTTGTCCGAGGATTATAAGAATGCTTACGGGGATGGCGGACGCATGCACCACTGCCGTAAAAATAATGCCTATCGCCAAACCGAGGAGGGGATTTTCGGTTCCCCTGAAGAAGCGTATAAAGGTCTCGCTCTCTTTCAACGGAGCAGCGGCATCGCCTATCAGGCCGAGGCCGAAGAAGATGAGACCGAAATAGACGACCATCTCGCCCGCAGATTTCCATCTCTCCACACCGATGCAGAAGATGAGGACACCCGTCAGAATAATCCATGGAGACAGGTCGGTCACATTCCATACCACTAGCTGGGCCGTGAGAGTGGTTCCTATATCCGCGCCTAATATTATGCCGAGGGAATGGTAAAAAGTGATGAGGCCCGCGCTCACGATGCTCACGGTGAGAAGAGTGGTGGCAGAACTACTCTGAAAAACCGTGGTGGCGGCAATGCCGGTGACCAAGCCGAAAAACCGGTTCTTTACCGAAAACTTTATAAAATTGCGGATCCTGCCGCTGAAGGCGCCCTCCATTCCCGAGCTCAGCTTCAGCATACCGAAGAGAAAGAGGGCAAGTCCGGTGATGAAAAGCAGAAGACTCCCTACCATCGGCCCCTTAGATCGTCATTGTGCCCGCCGCGCAGGCGCCCGGTATTCCGCCTGCCCTTCACGAGATTTTGCTGCCGTTGACGATATCCTTGTCCAGGGTAAGGAGTACGACGGAAGATTTATCTTCGGTCGAGGCTGCGAGAAGCATTCCATGAGAGAGTATGCCCCGCAGCTTTCTCGGTTCGAGATTTGTCACCACTACGATCTTCTTGCCGACCAGCTCTTCTTTTCCATAGAAAGGCTTGATGCCTGCCACGATGGTCCTTTCTTCGCCTATATCGACAGTCAGCTTGTAGAGCTTGTCAGCCCCCTCCACCTCTTCGCATGATCTGATCTCGGCAACCCGCAAATCCATGGTCTGAAATAGATCGAACGTGATATTTTCCATTACCTTCCTCCCATCCGGAAAAATCCTATATTATTCTGTTCCTCAGAACTCCGATACCTTCGATCTCCACCTCCACCTCGTCCCCCCTCGCCATTGGCCCAACCCCCGGCGGCGTGCCAGTGATGATCACATCCCCCGGCAGGAGAGTCATGATATCCGACACGAAGCTCACGATCTCAAAGACGTTGAAGATCATGTTTTTGGTGTGAGAGTGCTGCCTGATCGCTCCGTTGACTCTGGTCAAAATCTCGCAATTGCCGGGGTCGATGTCCCGAACGATGCGGGGCCCCAGGGGGCAGAAGGTATCGAAGGATTTGGCCCTCGTCCACTGTCCGTCTTTTCTCTGCATGTCCCTGGCTGTGACGTCATTCGCGCAGGTATATCCTGCGATATGCGCGCCCGCCTCTTCACGGGTCACCTTTCTGGTCCTGTCTTTTATCACTATGGCCAATTCCCCTTCATAATGCAGCTCCTCCGACTGAGGGGGAAAGACGATCGCTTCTCCGGTCCCTATTACAGAGGTCGAGGGCTTAAGAAAGATAAGCGGATAATCGGGGACCATCATATTGAGCTCTTTTGCATGATCGTGATAGTTGAGCCCGATAGCGACTATCTTCGTGGGCTGAAACATCTTACCCTCCTTGAGAAAACTTCAGACTCCCCTTTTTTCGGTCCTTGCCCCGCCCCCGCGCATGAGAGGACTTAGGACTTCAAAGTGCAGGACTGCAATTATTTTAGGCTGGGAGATGATGGTTTGTAAACCCTTTTCACCCTGATATGGGTCCCTATCATTTCTTTCTCGCCTGATTTATATAAAAAAAGACAAGGATGGCGGCTATCACGACCATGGCGCCGATAAGGAAGAGTGCGGTTTTTTCCTGACCCAGATAAGTAACCATTTTAAGATATAAAAGCACGCAAAATACCCCCAGTGCCATGAGTGTCAGGGGCGCTGGCCAACGGACCGGCTGTCTTGCCGGTGAAGGAAGGACGCCTTTCCTGCGAGGAGTATCCGGTGGTACGTCATCAGGGGCGGGATTCTGAGGAAGGGGCTTTAACCTCCTGCCCAGGAACAGATAAATGAATACCCCGAAGGGCGCAAAAACAACCACGATCAGCCATAGTATCTTGCTTAACTTCGTGAAGGCGCTTCTGAAGATATCGACGATGGCCCATATGGAAAGAACGAGTGAAAAAAAGACAAATATGATGAGTGAAGGGGGCAGGTTTTGGGTTTCCATTATCTGTGCACCTATATGAACCTAAAGGGAACGCTCAGTCAAGACAATTCTTAGGTCCCCTCTTCGGCGTCTGTTATTTCTGCAAACGACGAAAGCTCGCGCGCTGCGATGGGTCGTCAATACCCCTCCGATCAGGTCCCGGCTGCTTTGAAACCCAAATATGG from Syntrophorhabdaceae bacterium includes these protein-coding regions:
- a CDS encoding ABC transporter permease, encoding MLRYLLKRLFFMIPMLLGISIISFAVIHLTPGEPSVLEAEMNPKVTKEVRDRIKAYYGLDKPLHIQYFLWLKRIVRLDFGPSFAPDRRPVIDKIAERLPITITIELLSTVLFFMVGIPIGVYSARYKDSWLDKGLSAFVFAGYAMPHFWLALLLMLFFGVYLEVLPISGIKSFDFADLSFFEKGIDLVKHLVIIVFCSSIGGLAGVSRYMKNSLLEVLRQEYITTAYAKGLPERMVLRKHALRNSLLPVITIFGLSVPGLIGGSVIMESIFSIPGMGQLFFMSVMSRDYPTIMGILVIGAFLTLLGNLLADIMYAVADPRIRIG
- a CDS encoding peptide-binding protein; protein product: MFPKLWIIWALVLFFCLSCGKPKEIGFYDDPGKASFGDTIITSSTGEPSNLIPILASDQPSHQISGLVFNGLVKYDKNLDIVGDLAESWDISKDNLSITFHLRKNVSWHDGRPFTAHDVMYTYRVTVDEKTPTAYSGDFKLVKEAQVLDDYTFKVTYEKPFAPALISWNAAIMPRHLLEGRDITASPLRRAPIGTGPYMFSEWIAGDRLILSANPKYFEGRPYLNRYVMRVVPDTATTFLELKQGGIDMAALTPMQAVRQTDYPRFKREFNKFKFLAFSYVYMGYNLKHRYFKDKRVRQAITYAIDKKEIVDGILLGQGIEADGPIKPDMWSYNGNVKKYGYNKEKAASLLKEAGFEMGPDGILRKDGAPFEFTVLTSQGNDVRIKCAELIQKRLSDVGIRLKIRVIEWAAFINEFIDKKNFEAVILGWTIPQDPDLFDIWHSSKQGKKELNFISFENAEVDEMLVKSRHTLDRKERKKYLDRVQEILAEEQPYTFLFIPYANTAVHKRFKGIEPAPAGITYDFIKWYVPENQRRYKKSAALSP
- a CDS encoding biotin--[acetyl-CoA-carboxylase] ligase, with amino-acid sequence MDRIKELLTFLRETEGFVSGDYIARKIGISRTAVWKYVNHLDELGYNVTKAKGKGYMLVRGPDRLYPWEIDRFLDTRYVGHKSIYKDRVDSTNLLAFQLALNGEPEGAVVIAESQGMGKGRLGRVWFSPEGKNLYLSVILRPQVHPSRIYPITFLSSLAVYDTIKDLGTEPALKWPNDVLIHGKKVCGTLLELSTEAEMVRFVIVGIGLNINMEVGGMSEEIRQKATSLSMETRKVFERAEVCGKLLSNLERYYEIFKTQGESEICRIWQDRAAIKGKYLEIVQMGEVNRGICVGIDRDGAVVLEEGGRLKKIIAGDVNY
- the fusA gene encoding elongation factor G: MKKEVERLKKIRNIGIAAHIDAGKTTVTERILFYTGKTHKIGEVHEGTATMDYLPQEQERGITITSAVTTLEWAGHEIQLIDTPGHVDFTIEVERSLRVLDGMVAVFCGVGCVEPQSETVWHQADRYHVPRLAFINKLDRLGSDYFSVIDSIVEKFGANPIPIQIPLGREDGFYGVADLITMQAIVWDEADSGATYNSISIPKEYEEAVHEQRERLLEKLSLLDDRLMEIYLEGGTVEEALIHEVLRKGTIGLKCVPVLCGSALKNKGVQPLMDAVVRYLPSPLDVPSVEGINPQTGEIEEREARDDEDFTALAFKVVMQEGRKLVYIRVYGGTIKVGDDILNVNINKKEKISRIFKMHANHRERIEKAGTGAIVGIVGLKETSTGHTLVGAKPLVLEQIEVYQPVISIAVEPRKNADQEKLLLTLQRIAEEDPTFVVRTDEDAYQTVVSGMGELHLDVVVRRIKEEFNIELHVGRPQVVYKETIEREALVEHAFEKVLTGVAGTAGSSTPRGWVSLRISPNARGQGNVVHAHLKEESLAYPYISALEEGITEASHIGILKGFPLTDIKVDVLDASTSSPEFARLTLKMAAYEGFRKACVEAKPVLLVPFMSLTVTTPNEFLGEIIGDLNSRKCQITDVNSKDKITVIQANAPLTRMFGYSTDVRSLSQGRASFTMFFSHYDKIENGQN
- a CDS encoding cyclophilin-like fold protein translates to MTVPVTITIGKTSLRGELFDTACARSIAEILPIEKDINRWGDEFYFEIPISVGLDEGATTAVKVGDIGYWPPGAALAIFFGPTPLSTGEDPVPAGAVNMVGKILGRAEELRKEKGAAHIRIEKA
- a CDS encoding type III pantothenate kinase, encoding MLLVIDIGNTNIVFGVYDEDNLVNHWRLSTSIQKTVDENAILLNSLLNFENIKLTDIDSAIISCVVPPMLIPFEIICRKYVGIRPLVVEPGIKTGMPILYENPQEVGADRIVNAVAGYEKYKKPLIIVDFGTATTFDYITAKGEYAGGAIAPGIMISLGALFERASKLPRVELIKPKSLIGKNTVHAMQAGIIYGYVGLVDGIVSKMKEEVGTTPYVIATGGLSSFIFKESLTIDEVDEMLTLRGLKMLYQKNKDHHKFK